A genomic stretch from Aedes albopictus strain Foshan chromosome 2, AalbF5, whole genome shotgun sequence includes:
- the LOC109407929 gene encoding cold shock domain-containing protein E1 isoform X2: MNMGSQARPFRSAEAGQFMDFVDYGQRDMLFGGQGNPSAASRPPLTPSNSFPPIGTFTLDSTSMAAPPSQNNVFGGGDTMGVLGGSGGSGSIGVFNANAMMSMSGGGGAGGSGAGGSGGGSSANSAPGNSSGSYGSGGQSNSNGVDANQGTRETGIIEKLLHSYGFIQCCERQARLFFHFSQFGGTIEHLKIGDPVEFEMTYDRRTGKPIASQVSKIAPEVVLSEERVTGTVTTELKTESSQAASSDTTTGRISYENRGECFFLPYTKDDVEGNVCLRAGDKVSFQIATNQRGNLGACHIRLENPAHPVKYRGVVCSMKDTFGFIERADVVKEIFFHFSETDNTIELRPGDDVEFIIQTRNQGKEVACNIARLPPGSVIFEDVDSTIYKGQVLKSLDRNNQLRQQNNDPLPGRIRYRAADHSEVEVPFGDKDQKGDFTLRHGDWVQFLLATDRRDQLQRATSISLLDETFQVSGEKREQGVVASLKEGFGFLRCVERNIRLFFHFTEVLDTSREICVDDEVEFTVIQDPGSSFANTRQSAIRIKHLPVGTVKFETLIESNVEGIVSREAPKSPIKSQERTEGGVISYGQGPNKKTIMYFLKDCDKAPRVGDKVRFNICQVKRNKELIATNIQEITNQLQHQSSLSGDQQQQGSQQSQQMQLSSLHNLQQQPHSPSAGMNNGNRMNSTSAMMKASYANGNIKPGKVHHGFIAVLKENFGFIETLEHDQEVFFHFSNFIGNTNALELGHEVEYSLSTRSAVNAGNCIPAENVKVIPKGSIPQPKVLPAVYNGVVLRPLRCINPDQPEYCGLVQVRNEAGEAMTTHEFGITSLKNKRDLLQKDDMVTFKVDEQNRAVEVTSIRTKKQAKVDSVKGLFGFLDFEVEEGKKLFFHMSEVQGGGCLYPGDSVEFSIVTNQRNGKTSACNMIKVADANGVRAERLLSRIKLNSVDDSGPRLTVIRAPKGPDGTKGFHISVRAPRLVGICLD, translated from the exons CCGGTCAATTCATGGACTTCGTCGATTACGGCCAGCGGGACATGTTGTTTGGTGGTCAGGGCAATCCGTCGGCGGCATCGCGTCCTCCGTTGACTCCGTCGAACTCGTTCCCACCGATCGGGACATTCACGCTGGATTCGACCAGCATGGCGGCTCCCCCAAGCCAAAACAACGTTTTTGGTGGAGGTGACACCATGGGTGTTCTCGGTGGATCCGGTGGTTCCGGGTCGATCGGGGTGTTCAACGCTAACGCTATGATGAGCATGTCCGGTGGAGGCGGTGCTGGTGGAAGCGGCGCTGGTGGATCCGGTGGCGGTTCATCCGCCAATTCTGCTCCTGGTAACTCGAGCGGCTCGTACGGATCGGGAGGGCAATCGAATAGCAACGGGGTCGATGCCAACCAAGGAACTCGCGAAACGGGAATCATCGAAAAGTTGTTG CATTCGTATGGCTTCATCCAGTGCTGCGAGCGCCAAGCTAGGCTCTTTTTCCACTTTTCTCAGTTCGGTGGAACCATCGAGCATCTGAAGATTGGCGATCCGGTCGAGTTTGAAATGACGTACGATCGCCGTACGGGAAAACCGATCGCCAGTCAGGTGAGCAAGATTGCTCCGGAGGTGGTGCTGTCGGAGGAACGCGTCACCGGAACGGTTACCACCGAGCTGAAGACCGAATCATCGCAAGCTGCATCGAGCGACACCACTACCGGTCGGATCAGCTACGAAAACCGTGGCGAGTGCTTCTTCCTACCTTATACCAAAGATGATGTCGAGGGAAACGTTTGTCTGAGAGCTGGCGACAAGGTCAGCTTTCAGATTGCCACCAATCAGAG GGGCAACTTGGGAGCATGCCATATTCGTTTGGAGAATCCGGCTCATCCGGTCAAGTACCGTGGAGTGGTTTGCTCGATGAAGGACACTTTCGGTTTCATCGAGCGGGCGGATGTCGTGAAGGAGATCTTCTTCCACTTCTCTGAAACCGACAACACCATCGAGCTGCGTCCGGGAGATGACGTTGAGTTCATCATTCAGACCAGAAAT CAGGGTAAAGAGGTTGCATGCAACATTGCCCGTCTCCCGCCGGGGTCGGTCATTTTCGAGGATGTTGATTCAACCATTTACAAGGGCCAGGTGCTCAAGTCACTCGACCGCAACAACCAGTTGCGCCAACAGAACAACGATCCGCTACCCGGACGAATTAGATATAGAGCTGCCGACCATTCGGAAGTAGAAGTGCCATTCGGGGACAAGGACCAGAAGGGTGACTTCACCCTGCGCCACGGTGACTGGGTGCAGTTCTTGCTGGCGACCGACCGTCGCGATCAGCTGCAGCGGGCCACGTCGATCTCGCTGTTGGACGAAACGTTCCAGGTTTCCGGCGAGAAGCGCGAGCAGGGCGTCGTGGCCTCGCTTAAGGAAGGCTTCGGCTTCCTGCGCTGCGTCGAACGTAACATAAGACTGTTTTTCCACTTCACCGAGGTGTTGGACACG agCCGTGAGATTTGCGTTGACGATGAGGTGGAATTCACCGTAATTCAGGACCCGGGCTCTAGTTTTGCCAACACTCGCCAGAGCGCCATCCGCATCAAGCACTTGCCGGTGGGAACGGTCAAGTTTGAAACCCTTATCGAGAGCAACGTCGAGGGTATCGTGTCACGCGAGGCTCCCAAGAGCCCAATCAAGTCACAGGAACGTACCGAGGGTGGTGTCATTTCCTACGGCCAAGGCCCCAACAAAAAGACTATAATGTATTTCTTGAAAGATTGTGATAAAGCACCGCGTGTGGGTGATAAAGTTAGATTCAATATCTGTCAA GTTAAACGTAACAAAGAGTTGATCGCTACTAACATCCAGGAAATTACTAATCAACTTCAGCACCAGTCGTCACTTAGCGGTGACCAGCAGCAGCAGGGCTCCCAGCAATCCCAGCAGATGCAGCTGTCATCACTGCACAATCTCCAGCAGCAACCGCACTCGCCGAGCGCTGGTATGAACAACGGCAACCGTATGAACAGCACTTCGGCCATGATGAAGGCCAGCTATGCCAATGGAAACATCAAGCCTGGCAAGGTTCACCACGGCTTCATCGCTGTGCTAAAG GAAAACTTCGGCTTCATCGAAACGCTCGAGCACGATCAGGAAGTGTTCTTCCACTTTAGCAACTTCATTGGCAACACCAACGCCCTTGAGCTTGGTCACGAGGTGGAATATTCTCTGTCCACGCGCAGTGCCGTCAACGCCGGCAACTGCATTCCGGCCGAGAACGTCAAAGTTATCCCGAAAGGTAGCATCCCGCAACCGAAGGTACTGCCGGCAGTCTACAATGGTGTGGTTTTGCGTCCGCTGCGGTGCATCAATCCGGACCAACCGGAGTACTGCGGATTGGTGCAGGTGCGCAACGAAGCCGGCGAAGCTATGACCACGCATGAATTCGGCATCACCAGCCTGAAGAACAAGCGGGATCTGCTGCAGAAGGACGACATGGTGACCTTCAAGGTCGACGAACAGAATCGTGCTGTTGAG GTTACATCAATCCGTACTAAGAAGCAAGCTAAGGTTGATTCCGTTAAGGGCTTGTTCGGTTTTCTGGACTTTGAAGTCGAGGAAGGCAAGAAGCTGTTCTTCCACATGTCCGAGGTTCAGGGTGGCGGTTGCCTCTATCCAGGCGATTCGGTAGAATTCTCCATCGTTACAAACCAG CGCAACGGTAAAACATCGGCTTGTAACATGATCAAGGTAGCTGACGCGAATGGGGTCCGCGCCGAGCGGCTCCTTTCGCGCATCAAGCTCAACTCGGTTGACGACAGTGGACCACGCTTGACAGTAATTCGTGCACCGAAAGGACCAGATGGTACAAAAGGCTTCCATATTTCAGTCAGAGCTCCACGTTTAGTTG
- the LOC134288448 gene encoding uncharacterized protein K02A2.6-like: protein MFPTVELGTLNYADMVKKLKERFDKVDPDMMQRFYFYNRFQKPDEFAESFILSVKLQAELCNFQQFKETAIRDRLIMGLHDRELQKSLLMSETLTLDAIEKKLLSSEVANRQTKAMNSEPRRDEVHSVKSRLGKKVGESSRDYGRDRSDRQYRGRIVNRNEKRVSFRGRSPSESKNRNAYANAICNYCKKRGHLRRDCYSLQNRNSVYHVEKVEKDTSYDFKRSGGHDSSGEETDGMECLMISTVNKINEPCMIKAKVQNCMLKMEIDSGSAVSVISEADCRKFFNAIPIRSSSRQLIVVDGARLRITGEISIQVELNGSIAKQKLVVLQCSNSFVPLIGRSWLDCFFPGWRSGFTSTAMVNSLNEKKDFSEPIVGYEGELILKHEQPIFKKAYTVPYKLRNKLAEHLEMLEQQKVITPIKASEWASPVIVVVKKDQDIRLVIDCKVSINKAIVPNTYPLPLAQDIFASLAGCRVFCCLDLAGAYTQVPLFRRSKKFTVINTMKGLFTYNRLPQGASSSAAIFQQIMDQVLHGLEGVSVYLDDVLIAAEKFEKCAKILDLVLERLSKANIKVNFKKCKFFVTQWGTFGVVLDL from the exons ATGTTTCCAACCGTTGAATTGGGAACGTTAAATTATGCGGACATGGTGAAAAAGTTAAAGGAAAGGTTCGACAAGGTAGATCCCGATATGATGCAGCGATTTTATTTCTATAATCGATTCCAAAAACCGGACGAATTTGCTGAAAGCTTCATTTTGTCAGTGAAGTTGCAGGCAGAGTTATGCAATTTTCAGCAGTTTAAGGAAACTGCAATTAGGGATCGATTGATAATGGGGCTGCATGATCGGGAGTTGCAAAAGTCTTTACTAATGTCGGAGACACTGACACTAGATGCAATTGAGAAGAAATTGCTTAGCAGTGAGGTAGCCAACAGACAGACCAAAGCAATGAACAGTGAGCCAAGAAGGGACGAAGTGCATTCAGTGAAGAGCAGACTAGGTAAAAAAGTTGGTGAAAGTAGCCGGGATTATGGGCGTGATAGATCGGACAGGCAATACAGGGGCCGTATTGTAAATAGGAATGAAAAGCGAGTTAGTTTCCGTGGTAGATCTCCGTCTGAGTCCAAAAATCGCAATGCATACGCTAATGCAATTTGTAATTATTGCAAAAAGCGAGGACATTTGAGAAGGGACTGCTATAGTTTGCAAAATCGAAACTCGGTGTATCACGTAGAGAAGGTTGAAAAGGACACTAGCTATGATTTTAAACGGTCAGGCGGGCATGATAGTTCAGGTGAAGAAACAGATGGAATGGAGTGTTTGATGATTTCCACCGTTAACAAAATTAATGAACCGTGCATGATTAAAGCAAAAGTGCAAAACTGTATGCTGAAGATGGAAATTGATTCGGGGTCAGCTGTTTCTGTGATCAGTGAGGCCGACTGTAGGAAATTTTTCAACGCTATTCCAATACGCAGCTCTAGCAGACAGCTGATTGTTGTTGATGGAGCACGCTTGaggattacaggagaaatttctatacaGGTTGAATTGAACGGGTCAATAGCAAAGCAAAAGCTTGTAGTTTTGCAGTGTAGCAACAGTTTTGTTCCTTTGATTGGAAGATCATGGCTTGATTGTTTCTTCCCTGGATGGAGATCGGGTTTCACGAGCACAGCGATGGTGAATAGTCTGAACGAGAAGAAAG atTTTTCAGAACCTATCGTAGGCTATGAGGGGGAACTGATCCTGAAGCATGAACAACCGATTTTCAAGAAGGCGTATACGGTACCCTACAAGTTAAGAAACAAACTGGCGGAGCATTTGGAGATGCTGGAGCAACAGAAGGTAATCACACCTATAAAGGCTAGTGAGTGGGCATCGCCTGTGATAGTGGTAGTTAAAAAAGACCAAGATATACGCTTGGTAATAGACTGCAAAGTTTCAATCAATAAAGCGATAGTACCAAATACATACCCACTACCACTAGCACAGGACATATTTGCTTCTCTAGCAGGCTGTAGGGTATTCTGTTGTCTAGATTTGGCAGGGGCCTATACGCAAGTTCCTCTCTTCAGGCGGTCCAAAAAGTTCACTGTCATCAACACTATGAAAGGCTTATTTACCTATAATAGACTTCCACAAGGGGCTTCAAGTTCAGCGGCAATTTTCCAACAAATTATGGACCAGGTCCTGCATGGACTAGAGGGAGTTAGTGTCTACTTGGATGATGTCCTTATTGCGGCCGAAAAATTTGAAAAGTGTGCAAAAATTTTGGATTTGGTTCTTGAACGACTATCTAAAGCAAACATCAAAGTAAACTTTAAGAAATGCAAGTTTTTTGTGACGCAATGGGGAacattcggtgtagtactagatttgtag
- the LOC109407929 gene encoding cold shock domain-containing protein E1 isoform X1, whose amino-acid sequence MNMGSQARPFRSAEAGQFMDFVDYGQRDMLFGGQGNPSAASRPPLTPSNSFPPIGTFTLDSTSMAAPPSQNNVFGGGDTMGVLGGSGGSGSIGVFNANAMMSMSGGGGAGGSGAGGSGGGSSANSAPGNSSGSYGSGGQSNSNGVDANQGTRETGIIEKLLHSYGFIQCCERQARLFFHFSQFGGTIEHLKIGDPVEFEMTYDRRTGKPIASQVSKIAPEVVLSEERVTGTVTTELKTESSQAASSDTTTGRISYENRGECFFLPYTKDDVEGNVCLRAGDKVSFQIATNQRGNLGACHIRLENPAHPVKYRGVVCSMKDTFGFIERADVVKEIFFHFSETDNTIELRPGDDVEFIIQTRNGKEVACNIARLPPGSVIFEDVDSTIYKGQVLKSLDRNNQLRQQNNDPLPGRIRYRAADHSEVEVPFGDKDQKGDFTLRHGDWVQFLLATDRRDQLQRATSISLLDETFQVSGEKREQGVVASLKEGFGFLRCVERNIRLFFHFTEVLDTSREICVDDEVEFTVIQDPGSSFANTRQSAIRIKHLPVGTVKFETLIESNVEGIVSREAPKSPIKSQERTEGGVISYGQGPNKKTIMYFLKDCDKAPRVGDKVRFNICQVKRNKELIATNIQEITNQLQHQSSLSGDQQQQGSQQSQQMQLSSLHNLQQQPHSPSAGMNNGNRMNSTSAMMKASYANGNIKPGKVHHGFIAVLKENFGFIETLEHDQEVFFHFSNFIGNTNALELGHEVEYSLSTRSAVNAGNCIPAENVKVIPKGSIPQPKVLPAVYNGVVLRPLRCINPDQPEYCGLVQVRNEAGEAMTTHEFGITSLKNKRDLLQKDDMVTFKVDEQNRAVEVTSIRTKKQAKVDSVKGLFGFLDFEVEEGKKLFFHMSEVQGGGCLYPGDSVEFSIVTNQRNGKTSACNMIKVADANGVRAERLLSRIKLNSVDDSGPRLTVIRAPKGPDGTKGFHISVRAPRLVGICLD is encoded by the exons CCGGTCAATTCATGGACTTCGTCGATTACGGCCAGCGGGACATGTTGTTTGGTGGTCAGGGCAATCCGTCGGCGGCATCGCGTCCTCCGTTGACTCCGTCGAACTCGTTCCCACCGATCGGGACATTCACGCTGGATTCGACCAGCATGGCGGCTCCCCCAAGCCAAAACAACGTTTTTGGTGGAGGTGACACCATGGGTGTTCTCGGTGGATCCGGTGGTTCCGGGTCGATCGGGGTGTTCAACGCTAACGCTATGATGAGCATGTCCGGTGGAGGCGGTGCTGGTGGAAGCGGCGCTGGTGGATCCGGTGGCGGTTCATCCGCCAATTCTGCTCCTGGTAACTCGAGCGGCTCGTACGGATCGGGAGGGCAATCGAATAGCAACGGGGTCGATGCCAACCAAGGAACTCGCGAAACGGGAATCATCGAAAAGTTGTTG CATTCGTATGGCTTCATCCAGTGCTGCGAGCGCCAAGCTAGGCTCTTTTTCCACTTTTCTCAGTTCGGTGGAACCATCGAGCATCTGAAGATTGGCGATCCGGTCGAGTTTGAAATGACGTACGATCGCCGTACGGGAAAACCGATCGCCAGTCAGGTGAGCAAGATTGCTCCGGAGGTGGTGCTGTCGGAGGAACGCGTCACCGGAACGGTTACCACCGAGCTGAAGACCGAATCATCGCAAGCTGCATCGAGCGACACCACTACCGGTCGGATCAGCTACGAAAACCGTGGCGAGTGCTTCTTCCTACCTTATACCAAAGATGATGTCGAGGGAAACGTTTGTCTGAGAGCTGGCGACAAGGTCAGCTTTCAGATTGCCACCAATCAGAG GGGCAACTTGGGAGCATGCCATATTCGTTTGGAGAATCCGGCTCATCCGGTCAAGTACCGTGGAGTGGTTTGCTCGATGAAGGACACTTTCGGTTTCATCGAGCGGGCGGATGTCGTGAAGGAGATCTTCTTCCACTTCTCTGAAACCGACAACACCATCGAGCTGCGTCCGGGAGATGACGTTGAGTTCATCATTCAGACCAGAAAT GGTAAAGAGGTTGCATGCAACATTGCCCGTCTCCCGCCGGGGTCGGTCATTTTCGAGGATGTTGATTCAACCATTTACAAGGGCCAGGTGCTCAAGTCACTCGACCGCAACAACCAGTTGCGCCAACAGAACAACGATCCGCTACCCGGACGAATTAGATATAGAGCTGCCGACCATTCGGAAGTAGAAGTGCCATTCGGGGACAAGGACCAGAAGGGTGACTTCACCCTGCGCCACGGTGACTGGGTGCAGTTCTTGCTGGCGACCGACCGTCGCGATCAGCTGCAGCGGGCCACGTCGATCTCGCTGTTGGACGAAACGTTCCAGGTTTCCGGCGAGAAGCGCGAGCAGGGCGTCGTGGCCTCGCTTAAGGAAGGCTTCGGCTTCCTGCGCTGCGTCGAACGTAACATAAGACTGTTTTTCCACTTCACCGAGGTGTTGGACACG agCCGTGAGATTTGCGTTGACGATGAGGTGGAATTCACCGTAATTCAGGACCCGGGCTCTAGTTTTGCCAACACTCGCCAGAGCGCCATCCGCATCAAGCACTTGCCGGTGGGAACGGTCAAGTTTGAAACCCTTATCGAGAGCAACGTCGAGGGTATCGTGTCACGCGAGGCTCCCAAGAGCCCAATCAAGTCACAGGAACGTACCGAGGGTGGTGTCATTTCCTACGGCCAAGGCCCCAACAAAAAGACTATAATGTATTTCTTGAAAGATTGTGATAAAGCACCGCGTGTGGGTGATAAAGTTAGATTCAATATCTGTCAA GTTAAACGTAACAAAGAGTTGATCGCTACTAACATCCAGGAAATTACTAATCAACTTCAGCACCAGTCGTCACTTAGCGGTGACCAGCAGCAGCAGGGCTCCCAGCAATCCCAGCAGATGCAGCTGTCATCACTGCACAATCTCCAGCAGCAACCGCACTCGCCGAGCGCTGGTATGAACAACGGCAACCGTATGAACAGCACTTCGGCCATGATGAAGGCCAGCTATGCCAATGGAAACATCAAGCCTGGCAAGGTTCACCACGGCTTCATCGCTGTGCTAAAG GAAAACTTCGGCTTCATCGAAACGCTCGAGCACGATCAGGAAGTGTTCTTCCACTTTAGCAACTTCATTGGCAACACCAACGCCCTTGAGCTTGGTCACGAGGTGGAATATTCTCTGTCCACGCGCAGTGCCGTCAACGCCGGCAACTGCATTCCGGCCGAGAACGTCAAAGTTATCCCGAAAGGTAGCATCCCGCAACCGAAGGTACTGCCGGCAGTCTACAATGGTGTGGTTTTGCGTCCGCTGCGGTGCATCAATCCGGACCAACCGGAGTACTGCGGATTGGTGCAGGTGCGCAACGAAGCCGGCGAAGCTATGACCACGCATGAATTCGGCATCACCAGCCTGAAGAACAAGCGGGATCTGCTGCAGAAGGACGACATGGTGACCTTCAAGGTCGACGAACAGAATCGTGCTGTTGAG GTTACATCAATCCGTACTAAGAAGCAAGCTAAGGTTGATTCCGTTAAGGGCTTGTTCGGTTTTCTGGACTTTGAAGTCGAGGAAGGCAAGAAGCTGTTCTTCCACATGTCCGAGGTTCAGGGTGGCGGTTGCCTCTATCCAGGCGATTCGGTAGAATTCTCCATCGTTACAAACCAG CGCAACGGTAAAACATCGGCTTGTAACATGATCAAGGTAGCTGACGCGAATGGGGTCCGCGCCGAGCGGCTCCTTTCGCGCATCAAGCTCAACTCGGTTGACGACAGTGGACCACGCTTGACAGTAATTCGTGCACCGAAAGGACCAGATGGTACAAAAGGCTTCCATATTTCAGTCAGAGCTCCACGTTTAGTTG